A single window of Verrucomicrobiota bacterium DNA harbors:
- the rpsB gene encoding 30S ribosomal protein S2, with protein sequence MISIGIKELLEAGVHFGHQTKRWNPKMKQFIFDARNGIHIVDLSKTITQLETACNFLHTTVLKGGQILFVGTKKQAQEAVREAAKACGQHYVTERWLGGTLTNYATIKKSIDRLKKIEQMEADGSMSGFVKQEQSRYRRELARLVKYLDGIRTMPRVPAAMFVVDVHREHNAVAEAKRLNIPIVALVDTNCDPDPIAYPIAGNDDAIRSVRVILATVVQTISAAKGEYDAKFARRKKEDGAETAAPAPAPAPAPAPVVEAPVDLTPLAAPAAPAKA encoded by the coding sequence ATGATAAGTATTGGTATTAAGGAATTGCTCGAAGCCGGCGTCCATTTTGGACATCAGACGAAACGTTGGAATCCCAAGATGAAGCAATTCATCTTTGACGCCCGCAACGGCATTCATATCGTTGACCTCAGCAAAACCATCACGCAGCTCGAGACCGCCTGTAATTTTCTGCATACCACCGTTCTAAAGGGTGGCCAGATTCTGTTTGTCGGCACCAAGAAGCAGGCTCAGGAAGCCGTCCGCGAGGCGGCCAAGGCGTGCGGCCAGCATTATGTGACCGAACGCTGGCTGGGTGGCACCCTGACGAACTACGCGACCATCAAGAAATCCATTGATCGCCTCAAGAAAATTGAGCAGATGGAAGCAGATGGGTCCATGTCCGGCTTCGTGAAGCAGGAGCAATCGCGGTATCGCCGCGAGTTGGCGCGCCTGGTCAAATATTTGGATGGCATCCGCACCATGCCCCGCGTTCCGGCCGCCATGTTTGTGGTGGACGTGCATCGCGAGCATAACGCCGTCGCCGAAGCGAAGCGCCTGAACATCCCGATCGTGGCCCTCGTGGACACCAACTGCGATCCCGACCCGATCGCCTATCCCATTGCCGGCAACGACGACGCCATTCGATCGGTCCGCGTGATTCTCGCCACGGTGGTGCAGACCATCTCCGCCGCCAAGGGTGAGTACGACGCCAAGTTTGCCCGCCGCAAGAAAGAAGATGGCGCGGAAACTGCCGCACCGGCCCCGGCACCGGCCCCGGCTCCGGCTCCGGTGGTGGAAGCCCCGGTGGATCTGACGCCGCTGGCGGCTCCGGCTGCCCCGGCCAAAGCCTGA
- the tsf gene encoding translation elongation factor Ts, whose protein sequence is MAEINSALVGKLREITGSGMMDCKKALTESNGDLQAAVDILRKKGRATAGNKSVKEAREGAIAQFISSDSKVGVLLEVNCQTDFVARNETFRAFCDEVARTYATNADANFENQRMELVAKTGENIKIARHQKFEVTGSGLIAAYIHTGAKVGVLVEVGAGKDATVAAEDFKQLVRDITLQIAAANPVAVSREQVDPKLVEKEKEIAAEQFKNKPPQAVAKIVEGKINSFFQTICLVDQGFVKDPEKTVKAYVAEVGKRLGDEIVIRRFVRFQVGESASA, encoded by the coding sequence ATGGCTGAAATCAACTCTGCATTAGTGGGCAAGCTGCGTGAAATCACCGGCTCTGGCATGATGGATTGTAAAAAAGCATTGACTGAATCCAACGGCGACCTTCAGGCCGCAGTGGATATTCTGCGCAAGAAAGGCCGGGCGACCGCCGGCAATAAATCGGTGAAGGAAGCCCGCGAGGGCGCCATTGCCCAGTTTATTTCTTCCGATTCCAAGGTCGGCGTGCTGCTGGAAGTGAATTGCCAGACGGATTTTGTGGCCCGCAACGAAACCTTCCGGGCTTTTTGCGACGAAGTGGCGCGCACGTACGCGACCAACGCGGACGCCAATTTTGAAAACCAGCGCATGGAACTGGTGGCCAAGACGGGTGAGAATATCAAGATCGCCCGGCACCAGAAGTTTGAAGTGACCGGCAGTGGTTTGATTGCCGCGTACATTCACACCGGGGCCAAGGTGGGCGTGCTGGTGGAAGTGGGCGCTGGCAAGGATGCCACGGTGGCCGCGGAAGACTTCAAACAGCTCGTGCGTGACATCACCCTGCAGATTGCGGCTGCCAATCCTGTGGCGGTCAGCCGCGAGCAGGTGGACCCGAAGCTGGTCGAAAAGGAAAAGGAAATTGCCGCCGAACAATTCAAGAACAAGCCCCCGCAAGCGGTGGCCAAGATTGTCGAAGGCAAAATCAACAGCTTTTTCCAGACGATCTGCCTGGTGGATCAAGGGTTCGTGAAAGACCCGGAAAAGACCGTGAAAGCTTATGTGGCCGAAGTGGGCAAGCGCTTGGGTGACGAAATCGTCATCCGCCGCTTCGTACGCTTCCAAGTCGGTGAATCCGCGTCGGCTTAA